TTCCTGAGTTCACCGTCCCCactaggttatagtttttgttcggagcggacgGCCGAAGGCCGCTCGAAGACCTCTGGTGGTGGATAAGTAGCCAGGTTACTAGACGCCGAGCGAAGATATCCTCTGGACGGCCTCCAGCCGCCCGTTcagaacaaaaactataacctgatggGGACGTGAACCCAGGAAGGGATCACAATCATTTGCGGCCGGATCACGACTACAATCCGGTCGTAAATATGAGTGACACATTCCTTGGACCACTTTTACGAGTGGCACATCCCCTAGACCACAAAAAGTGATCCAGGAGATCTGTGCTCAAACCTTGAGGGTGAACACAAAACTCTGACATTAAAAAAGAAGGGTAAAAAtataaagagagaaaaaaaatagatgaaGGGAAAAACAAAGCCTTTTTTCAGCATGAAAATTTCTCCCCATGGGCAAAATCTCTTGCACTGCAACAAAACTTGGAATCTAGCTGAGCAACAATATTGACGTCTCTTACAACTCACATCGAATTACTCGTACAATCAAACGTTAAAACCTTTGGAAACAACTACCGGGCAATGTTTGCAGGTTGGACATGGTTCTGCGGCAGTGGGATACCACCTTGGTTGGTTTAAACCAGAAAagttatattctaatttttgacaTAGCTTTAAATACAACAAATTGATGGACTTCATTAACAGAATAGAATGTCAACTTAGACATAGCATTACATATGCACCAATTTAAACAAAAGCTGTTTTGTTAACCATATATCTACTGTACAAAACCTGAACAACTCGCAATGAACTTGGCACACAAATATAGCCAAGTACTAGGGAAAAAAAGGGACAGATAAGCCAGGAAGAAGTTTCATAGGATTCTGTGAGCAAAGAAAGAATTTATTTACCATTGTTGATTTGGACATTTGAAAGAAATCCATAACATTGTGATCCAAGACAACTTAGATAGCTGGGATTTCACTTAATGCAAGAACATTAATGCAAAAAACTGAGCTAGCTGGCACCAAATTTTCCTAGAAATTGCAACATAAATAGGTTAACATTTACTCCTGTGTGACAAGATAATTGTACAACATGGATTACTAATGTAACGCGCACGCGCATGCAGTAgttaaaaacattttttaaaaaatgtttattCTTATAGTATTGGTTGTGCAAGAATAAACCTAAGCTTCCCTTTTGTAATTGTAGGACAGGATTGTAGGTCTTGCGAGTTGCTCAAACAAATTATCTGCCGCTTAAACCACAGGGGATGGTCGTGCATTTTTTATTGTTCAAATTTAATCATGTAAGACTCTGGTATCTATTATTAAACTAGgacctttttttttgttaatctaATCATATCACACTTGTTCGTTATCATGTAAACATGCTCATGTTCTTTTGTTCCTAGTCTAGATTGTTTATCGTATGTGGTAGGCCAATCTTGCAGGCTGTTGTGTTCATAAGGAATTCACTGATTAAAACATCTGAGGTAAAAGTAACATTTTTAGCCTTCAGTTTTCCATTTTCTTCATTGTTCAGCTCAATTGGATAATTTTGAAGAGTTAGGTAACATAATTTCAGTTGCTAGCAAAGAATTTTCATTATACATTGGCTATTATATGCTTTCATTATCTCATTATGTAAGCTCTATTTTTCTGTTGTCCTGCATTATTTGTGCATACAGTTCACCTAATATATGTATAAAAGTAGCTAAATGTGACAACATAAACTATAGATAACTATTTGTCTAGAGGTAAGATGGAAGAACTCTCCACACACCTAACAATTGTTaagaattactttaaaaaatgcCATAAAATGGATAGGTGCCCTTTTGATTTTGACCAAACAATACAACGACATAGCTGTAAGATTTTAGAGAGCACTGTAGTACTAACTCAGACATTAACTATTTGCGATAAgaaataacaatttttttttaaatcttaatgGCATACCTTAGAAGGAGGTATAAGAGCATCATACATATTATCAACATTCTGTAGCTTTTCGGATTCCCTGTAATTGACATAGATTGTAAGTctacttttccttcttttctactGAAAAGTTTAGCTTTTCTCTTCCTTCTTGAATCACTTTTAGCTTTTTCCTCAGGAGTTCAACTTCATTTTCAAGTTTAGATCTTTCATTATTGATTGCAGGCATAGAAATCCTTCTCATGTCCAACCGTAGAACTCTATTACTTGCAACATCAACTGCTTGGCCCACTGTTATCACATCAGAGTTACTTCTGTGTATGTTTGTACCTAATGGTTTTGGACAAGTgtttaaattttcaatcaagCAGTGAACTTTGATGTCTGAAGACGATTCTTTTGGCACACCATATCTGTGTGATCTGCCCAATGCCGTCTGAGGAAGATTTAACTGCCCCATATCTCCTTGTCTATTCATGTCTATTTCATCATCAATTACATGCACATCAAATACACTTGCTTCAGTATCGACCTGAGATGAGATGGAACCTACTTCATCTGTATGTAGGCTTTGCCCCATGCATAAATCATCCGATGGAACTTCAACCTCGAATTTCATATCTACTGCATTATCTTCTTTATGTCGTGTCCCAATTAACCTAGGTGAGCTAGAACCATTTGCATAGACAGCTCCATTGCTCTCGATGAAAGATGGAACCCTTTCCATTGTTAACATGCCTTTTTCCTGCACATGGCAATCATTCCTATCATTTAGCAAATTTGAACATTGCTCCTCGGTATTATGCTGGTCGTCCGCACTGATCAAAAGGTGTAACTCTTGAGACATGGCTGATTCATTCACAAATTCTGTAGAGGATTTCTGTACAGAAGCCACCAGAGGCTCTATTGCATCGACATGTTGTACCTCATCCCTACACCTTTCATTCTTTTTGATGGATTCATAGACCGTTTTTAGGATGAGTTCAGTGTCATCAAATGAACCAAATGAAGTACCAGTGTTGTCTTCAATTAACTCTACTTCAGTAGACAGATTACTCCCTGATATCTGCTTAGCACTATCAACACCAACAATCATTTGCTGATATGCCTCAACTTCTTTCTGCAATACATGCTTCTCTCTTTCCCGACGCACAATGATTTCCTTAAgaatctccttttcttcttcatcataTGCAGATTTCTCTTCTGCCATTCTCTGGTATTGCCGAGCTTCCATTTGCACTGCTGATTTCTCCTCCTGGAGTCTAAATATCATGGCCATTGCTTCATCAGCAGCACTTGCAGCAGCGTTCCTCTCTTTTTCCAGCTCCAAACAAAGAGCAGCTCGAGTAGACTTTTCCTCTTCGAGCGCTTGTTTCAGTTCTCTTGTTACATCACATTCATTTTTCTCTTCATCACGAACTCTCCCAATGCCATTAGATAAGGTCTTTTCCATAGTTTGTAACGGATTAGTATAATTTATTTCTTCAACAATAGCCTTCTGATAACCTAGAAATCAGTTTACATAAACATTGAAATTTAAGCAGAAATAGGTAGAGAAGTTGGGGCTTAACTAGAATCATACGAATTAGATGGATGGAAGTGGAGATCACAATTCCGCACCTGAAAGAAGAAAACTAGTTCCAGGAATCACATTTGAGCTGCTCTCTACCACAAAAACAGGGGCGTTAACGGTCAAAGGAGTGGCAGTGGCTACTTCCCCTTTCCGACCCACCTCCAGAAGGGAAGAAGGCAAGGCAGACAAAGAAGTAGTTTTGATGGAAATATTGTTCTTCTGTCGTTTCCGTCGTTTAAGTACATTCGGTGGCCTCTCTTGTCGGACGATCGCctttcccttgacatcaacaaaaTCCTTATCTCGGTAGTTTGAAGACTCTCCTCTATCGACCAAAAGATTATTCATAAGGCTCAAATTCGTGGAATCTCGGGGACAGTGCGGTTGCGACACCGAGCAGCACGACTCCTCGCCTCGGTCCAGATCCAATTTCCCACGGGCGGCTGAGGCGGCGCTGCCTTCGCTATCCTCATCAGTATGATTGATGAACCGGACGTCATCGCGCCTTCCAACACGGTAGTCTCTACAATCGCCCAAGCAAAAGGAATCGAAGACGCCTCCGATCTTTCCAGCCGTGCAGTCAAGGAGGAAGCGCTGGAGGCAGCCGACGCTACGCTGCTGTTGATGGCGCTGCTGGTGGTGGCGGCGATCGATGAGGTCGAGGCCGCAGGAGCACGGGACGGAGATTCCGACGAGCGACAGGGCCTTGGAAACGAAGAAGGCGAAGGAGGCTGCGCAGAGGAAGAGATAGGCGAGGGCGAGGTCGAGGTAGGAGGCAACGAGCCCCCGGAGAGTCCAGCGGTGGTGGATCACCCGGCACCCTTCCATCGACCTCCAGATTCTCTGCGACAAGGATCAACAGCTCCGTCGAGCAGGTCGAGTTCGCTACTTCCCTTATTCTGTCGCCGCAGTAGAAATCCCGTATGAAGCTGAACAAGAGAGAGAAGTCTCAGAGGCGGCGAGAAACGGACACGCGAGTGGACACGTATCGTGCTTCTAAAATCAGCATTGTATTTTATGAGAAATCGGACgcaccttccttctgatgagagCTGCTTTTCCAATTTACCTTCTGATTGCGGTTGACTTGGCAGCCCAACGCATTATCCAATGGAAAGAGTGTGTATTAGACACAAGAAACGTATGTTTCTCAACCTGCTCCACTGGGCCCGCACATTGGGGAGGTCAAGGCCCAAGAAAGAAACTTAACAACACTTTTCCATCTTATATACCAAACACAATGTTACGTTATTGTCCCCAAAATGTACTCAATCaagaattattataataataaattaattttcatatatttgtaaaaaaaagtTCCTTTCCCTCCTAATTAACTTGGCGATGGTCAACTATAAGTTTATCTTGTAGTTTATCTCTCTTCATATAATCTAAGCATGAATTATAAAAGACGTTTGAGATGAATATAATCATTTTTTACTATAATAGAATGATACATCATGGCAACAATACTTCCAAAAGAAATGAAAGTTTGTTGTATACTTTACGGTGACATGCCCTAAAGGCGAAGCGTTAACTACTTCTCTAGGATGATGATGCGGTGATAGAGGGAGACTCACCTAACACGGGATCAACTATCagggtggaagtcaaagtcaagatggtcaatgcCCAAGTGCCAAAGGGCCAAACGGAGGACAATTGCAATGGTCGATCGGGTCAGTCAAGACTCGACCGGCAAAAGACATATCCGAGCAGACCACCCGTCAAACTCATGATGATACGTAAGACAGCCGACGCTCAGTACGGAGTAGTAGTACGGAGTAGTAGGACGCCAAGGGAAATCGAATAGTAGGTCCGAACGGGGGAGGATATGTTACTACACAGTCACTGCACGGAAGAGCAACAGAGGTCGCCAGAGTAAAGGGCTCCTGGCCGAGCGACTACCTCGCTCGACCAAGCAACGGGACCTAGCTGTAGACGGAGCGGAGTTCCAACCTagcggctaccccactcggccCAGCGAAGGGACCACCgtagtatctctcgacatccttttagGAGGTAGTGCCGCTAacacgaggcatggtcgacaggCGGATTGTAcggcggaagtttctactgtctCGTCAGTATgttgtcagaggtactttcctaaCAGATCATTTCATAGAACATATGGGAGAGCGTGTACATGCCTCGAGAAGCGCGCACAGCgtccaccagggctctatatCGAGGGGGTCCATCACCGGTAGAGGTACACGTTATTACTGTTTGGTGCTAGCTCTACTGTTGCTCCACTTTTTCCATAAGTttcagtgactgacttgagcgtcggagggccaacgccgggaccccttccctggctcggcactgacgttacttgttttgCAAAGCAGAGCGAGGTCTACATCCGGTCAGCAAAGTCGCTACATCTCTAGCTTTCCAGCTTCCcgctttcggacatgatcatttTGGCATCATCTATGGGAACATAGCCTGCATCTGAACGAGAAGATCAAGGACGTTGGACGATTCACCACGATGACGCTGACACAAGAGGAGCACAACATGTTGGTACAAGTACGAGCAGCcaagatagtggagcaacaacaacaataggcGTTGGCCGAACGTCAAGTACAAGAGCTCGTAACATCCATCGTTGGTCGACCGGCTGAACTGCGTGACCAAGCGAACCAAATATCCAGTCGAGTGAATAATCAAAAGCTGACTTGCACGTATGGGGAAGCATCCAATGCGCCTATCCCCTTCAACCGAGCGCTATTCAGGACCCCATCGGAGGAACAGGGACGAGCAGACAAGGATCGGGGGTGGGTTCTTCAAATGATGCACCCGTTCGAGATGCAAGAAAAGGGAAGTCACCCAGGGAGGATGATtcacccgagcggattaatcaaTAATTTTCGTAGGAAATTCGGAACGACCCCCTGCCAAGGCACTACGTGCCACTAGCGATCAGAGAGTATAATGGAactacttgtaggaccgttgcggtagGCTTAGAAGAGGGTTAGATATcctgtaaaaaataaaaagaaagacaacccttctcgaactctttaagctaacacttgcataataaacagagcaaataaataaaatattaaaagacgagacacaagatatttacttggttacaaccgatgtggttgttaatccaaggaagattaagcactaaaactccttcaggcggagaagcctcttacagcgttgaagaacaaaaaatagaagctcaactacaattagaagtgcacaagcgttggaattacaagtaatgagttcgttgtaAAGCTTttagaccaagactatatttatagccttggtcggggcgccccgaaggggttccgggcgcctggagggataaaactttatccccaacgttcatatCGAGTTTTGACTTGATCTAGTCAAATTCCaagtccgggcgcctcggactgctccggacgccccggagcccaaagtcaacagaagttgactttttcatccgggacctcttcttcggttcagtcccacctcggtccggttcttctactCCGggtccgctcgcttgggtgatctctgtcatccggaaaagggctcaccagaaccaagttccggtcttctcgagcagccttccgctccggcttctcgtccttcggaatcgccgtgtgtttccttctcgtccaccagcgtactcatccgcagtcttagtccctcggtcgcaccccgtgccgaccttctcgctagctgtgtctcttgctccccgagcaatcttccgctctggctttcgtccctcggaaccaccgcacgcttccttctcgtccaccggggtactcttccgtaatgcctcgtccctcggacgcaccacgtgtcgtccttctcgctagctgcgtcttccgctcgagtacctgcgctcctaagctcctgcacacttggacacaaggttaaagcaacataggacctaacttaacttgttgatcacatcaaaacaaccttggggttccaacactactAACCGGAATGACCACTTGGCCAAATTCGACAACGTGgccacacttcatcagtacaccgatggagtgaagtgtcgagtctttctCACCACACTCTTCGAGTCGGCACAACATTGGTTCGATAGATTGTTGATCAACTCAATCCAcaacttcaaagacttccgagtgACATTTCTACACCACATGCCAGCACCCGTCACCATCAGAAGACGGGCGTGAACTTATTCTCACTGAAGTAGGGGACCAGGGAAGCATTGAGGGCCTACATCCAACACTT
This genomic stretch from Zingiber officinale cultivar Zhangliang chromosome 7A, Zo_v1.1, whole genome shotgun sequence harbors:
- the LOC122002369 gene encoding uncharacterized protein LOC122002369 is translated as MEGCRVIHHRWTLRGLVASYLDLALAYLFLCAASFAFFVSKALSLVGISVPCSCGLDLIDRRHHQQRHQQQRSVGCLQRFLLDCTAGKIGGVFDSFCLGDCRDYRVGRRDDVRFINHTDEDSEGSAASAARGKLDLDRGEESCCSVSQPHCPRDSTNLSLMNNLLVDRGESSNYRDKDFVDVKGKAIVRQERPPNVLKRRKRQKNNISIKTTSLSALPSSLLEVGRKGEVATATPLTVNAPVFVVESSSNVIPGTSFLLSGYQKAIVEEINYTNPLQTMEKTLSNGIGRVRDEEKNECDVTRELKQALEEEKSTRAALCLELEKERNAAASAADEAMAMIFRLQEEKSAVQMEARQYQRMAEEKSAYDEEEKEILKEIIVRREREKHVLQKEVEAYQQMIVGVDSAKQISGSNLSTEVELIEDNTGTSFGSFDDTELILKTVYESIKKNERCRDEVQHVDAIEPLVASVQKSSTEFVNESAMSQELHLLISADDQHNTEEQCSNLLNDRNDCHVQEKGMLTMERVPSFIESNGAVYANGSSSPRLIGTRHKEDNAVDMKFEVEVPSDDLCMGQSLHTDEVGSISSQVDTEASVFDVHVIDDEIDMNRQGDMGQLNLPQTALGRSHRYGVPKESSSDIKVHCLIENLNTCPKPLGTNIHRSNSDVITVGQAVDVASNRVLRLDMRRISMPAINNERSKLENEVELLRKKLKVIQEGREKLNFSVEKKEK